The nucleotide window AAGGACGTTAAGAGGTTTCCCCCCAGGATGCTGAGAGAGCAGCTTTTTGGGTTCGCAGATGGGTTATCACACGAAGGGAAacgtttctcctctccttcgatCATCTACGGAGCATTTCTAAAACATGGAGGATAACTACAGTGTCACTGTCATACTCAGCATCAATGCGTTCAGTGGTTAGAAAAGTAGGCTAACTAATATGACTTCCTttcctacagccccccccctgtgtgtctgttctaCACCATGTCGCTCCCTCACCAACAGGTCCCGGGAACAAAACACTTCACCCCAAAATCATATCACCGGCAACTTGAAGAGACACTCCTCGGTCTCACGAACCAGAAACTCAACTCTCCATTTCGCTGCTCATCACCAGAGCTGTGATGTGAACGAGCGAGCATATCCGTCAGAACCTGACAGAATTCATTAGGCTACGTAATTTCCCGACTGTCAAAGACGCAGAATTATGCGCCGGGCCGAGGCGACCAAATGATGGATTTTACATTCCCCCCCAAAGCGTCCGCTTATTTATTGCCTTATATCAAATATGGACCGAGGACAGACATGATCGACTTCATTACGGGAGAAACGACGAGGAGGGGAGAATCTCGGTCTCTACAGGTGGACAGGAAACCCAACCCTGGGGAACGCAGGCTGTTGTTCTGAGGCTACTCAGCACCACTTAAAACCCCTCGCCAAGGTAGGCCCGTATTGTGGTGGACCAGCGAGCCACATAGAGCACATAGGCCCACGCTCCGCCATATTGTCACTGTGAGAGCCAGGAACTAGCTTAAAGCCCTGTGTGAGTGGGCAGAATGGACAACACTTCAGTGCTTCACTGTAGGGCTCCACTCTCCAGTCAGCTGCCTTTTGGAATGCTGACACAGCAGCTTGGCCCATCTGACCCACAGTACCAAACTACACTCTCACGCTGAGAGGACATTTCAAACACTGTTGAATTGTGGGATGAGAGGCATTGAGAATACAGTGCATTCAAATAttttcacacaaacatgcaattATGAGTCAAGAGTGCTTAATTGACATGGCATCAAACATGTCTATGCCTTACCACTAAGgtgatgattaaaaaaaaatgtacttTTTGAACATAATGCATTAACTCGTTTATTTGTGGGCCAATGCCGAGAGCTTCAATAACTAGGATAAACATTCTTCGCAATCgaaatgtatacattttgttGATAAAACAACCAAAGTTATTTTACCTCACTGTTATGCCCTCGGAGGTTGAAGTTGATCCTCTGTGGAGTGGGCCGGTCTCTTCTACAATGGCTGGATGTGAACGTAACACCAACAACTCCCCTCCCGTTCCCGGTGGCCAGCCAGCCTTCCTCATAGTAGCGTCTCCTACACACCGGTTTTTCCTTCTCGCTCTTGGGCACCCGGCCCTTCCACGACAAGCAGAGGATGTTGGAGTCGCTGCAGAGCACGGGTCCATGTTCCACGGCGGCGAACATGCCTGCCTTCTGAGAGCGCTGCTCCAAAATGATCCGGGAGATTCGGAAGTCAGGCGCCTGTTTGAAGCTAGCGCTGGCCCAGCTATGGGTACTTCGCCTCCGATGTATAGAAATCGGTACCGGGCAACAAAAAGTGTTGCATAATATTTGAGGGTATCTTGGGTTATTACGGATTCCCCATGCTATTCAAGAATGTACTAGGACTATGGACCACtcgttaaaaaaaagaagaagtatTTTGGCAGTTTTTCTGTTTTAGGTTAGGGTGTCTGAAATGATACAAGTTGTCTCAATTATTCCAAGATAGTTGATTGCGAAAGCATGCCCGTCTACAACGTGGAATGACAGTGGCAGATAAAGATTGCATAAACGGAAAAGGCACTGGTGAATGTAATGATCAAATCGGTCCTACCTTTAGCCACTGTATCAGCTGGTATAATAGTATCGATCACAGGTCGGGTGGCAAACTACTGACCAAGATTCACTAAAAGGCCCATCCATGTACCATTTAATTGCAATTGTGGCTTCATCATTTCATCCATGCAACCAACTAATTTAAAAATCGTTCTTCTTGTAAtcttcaaaaaaaaaacaagaaacatATCCACAGACGCACTGGCTTTTGTTTCACTTGATCATGATATGAAAACTAAACCGAAACTGCCCTGTATTAAAAAGGGGCGTCTTTTTTTCTTAGTATGGTCAAATTCGGTGTGTCATAATTAAACCGTCCGCCCGCTTTCCTTGTGCGATCTCCGTTGTCTGGAAGGAGTAGGGACTCCTCGCATCAGCTGTCTACCCACGGGAGTGCCACTTCTCCCGGCAACGTCATTACGTCACCTAACTTGTCTTCCAATCCACGTCGGGAATCCCGTCAAGGAGCGCTGATGAGAACAAAAACAGGATGATCGAAAGGATCACAGAAAGAAAATAACACCACACTTCATATTACTTGCATAAAAGGCaagcagaaagagaaaggagatagagataggaggagatggggagtgagagagagagagagtgcgtgggCGGATGTCAAAGCCAAAGAACACTAGACAAGCTTTCATTACACAAAAAATACCATGAATACAAAAAACGAACAATATAAGATGGGGATAAAAATGTGAGGAACTACATTTGCATCGTATAACACAATAGAGGCTTTGAGAGACGAATCAATGAGTCTCTCCTCTAAAGAAGCTGTAGCCTATAGAGacaaaatgcacacaaacaatcTATCAGAATCTTAAGGTAATTTTACCACAATCTCAATAGCTATGGCTATGGAAAGTTCCACTGGACAATAGGTTTGCGTGAGCGTTTAGGTCATCTAGACACATTGACAAAcagatttggcacagccagaaaAACTGAGTGCTGGTCTGACTGGGTAGCCCATAAAATATCCAAATAAAAACACGGTTAAAATGCCCACACACTGCCATTAgcttgcttgctagctagctaacaaactaGTCAAACTAACAAGTTCATATTCCAAAAACCAACCTACTACCGTGTTACGTTTTTTAAGCAAATACAATAACGATGTTTAGTTTCCTAGATACCTAGGAACACTTACTAACGGGCTAGCTGACCATTGTAGGACCTCGGCACTACTATCATCAACTATTCGCTTTCGCTAGCTTGACTAGCAATAGCATTACTTGGATGGATTTGCTAATTAGCATTAGCAACCTTTTTGTCGTTCCTATCTCGATAGATCCAATTATTTGGAACATTATAGTAACAAGGGGATATCAACGTTGTCCTTGCTATATAATCACATGAAACCTGTTGTCATTATCGTCAGATTAATATCAATGGATGATCAATTGCTTACTTACCTCTCTTCTATGTCTCTGTTGCTGCCACTGTACTGGCAGACACAGGGCCCTGGTTACTGTATCACGTGACACACACATGATTTGCCCTGCTTTGTCGCTTTATTCTAGCCCAGATTGGAGAAAGATTTACCATAAGAAGTACCATTTACGATCATGATTCCTAATCATTCTGAATCTACCAAAAATCACTTAAATACAAATTGCCCTTATCATAGTATCAGTCAGAGCATTATTTCCTCAATTTCTATACGGCcgctttttatttgtatttttttaaatgtactaTCACTTAATgaaatatatgaaaataataTATCGTTAATAAATTACGTCTCGCGGTCACACCTAAATGTGTAGTTATCATCCTTTACAAGAGGGGCAGCATAACATCGTCTTTATGTAGAGATTGTATTCGTGCACTGCCACTTTAAAAGAATCATGGCTACCCCCATGGCTGTTGGTCGAAACATTCGCACTGCAGCAAGGATATTAGTTGGAATCTCACAATCGGTACGATATGTATTTAACAAACTTGAAATTATATATCTGGATTCTTTAGGTAGGAATTGTACACGTTTCTAAGCAGCTCAACAGCCATCAATGTATTCTAGAGATGGATTAGCTCTCAAGCTGTCATTCACACGTCTTGCCAAAAATCTTTTTCTTAGGGACCACGCTCGTTAAATGCTTGCAGAGGGCAAACACAAGGCACACTTATTCGGTAAGTTGgctatatatacattttttgtagattaacctttatttaaaacACAAAATTTGAATACTGGAATCACACTCGTCATTAGTCTTGAAAGCCTCAGTATTCTCACAAATTCCCCAACCAGTTGAAGCTGAAGCATGACTGATAGATGAAGTCAAGCTTTATGCTGAATGGCTTTAATGAGTGCAGTCAACTACGACAGGACCTAAGGATGCGTTTTTAGTGATGGGTATATTATTCAAACGTGTTAGTTAGAAGGGTTGAATTTGACAGCCTTCTGTTTACCCATACTGTAGCAGGCTTCCTTTGACGTCGACCGCATGCATCCACACTGGAAGGCTCTCTGCTTCAATCCCTTCTTTGGTGTGTATACATTTTCCTGAATAGGTTACACATATTACACATACAGGTCtggaatgtatttatttaatgtcCCATACacatttgtttcaaaaaatcttggTAACACATTACTCGGGTGTTGTATTTCTCATTTTAGGTGACAGAAACAAAGGAGCCTGACGTACTTTTCCAGAAGGTGTCTGTGCTGGTGAAGGGCCATGACAAGGCCGTCCTGGACAGTTATCAGTTTTTTGTCTCTTTGGCAGCCAAAGAGCTGGGCATCACTCTGGGCAAAGTGTGAGTTGTCACAGAGGCTCAGAAGTTCAGAATCTTACATAGCCTACTTCATACTACCTGATAATATTGGTGTAGGCCTATTCATAACATGATTACAATCCATTACTGGTAAAACTCTTAATATTATAGTTGAATTGTAATTatgtttaaaaacataattatatTATCTTCCTTGTGGGATTGATTGACATGTTGCTAAGTACTATTCACTAAAATTGTCTATCACGCTTGCTCTCCATCAGATTTGAGCCTCCCAAAAACATTGACAAATTTACACTACTCAAGTCTGTCCACATCTTCAAGAAGCACAGAGTCCAATATGAGATGAGGACACACTATCGGTGTATTGAGGTGAGGAAATCATAACCTTATGATCTTAAACTCATTCTATTTCTGTTCCCCACATTTTAAGGACTACAGTAATCAAGGATGTTCTTTTAGGCAATCTACCCCATCGGTTTTTCATGATATCTTCTTGTGGTTCATAAGCCTGTAACTCCACAGACTTAAATAAGGGTGGTTTCCAATATGATGAAcagtggggtgaggtgggacaTCAGTTGCGCATGTTTACGTtcttccctgtcctctccccccccccccccccccacccagctgTGTCATGTGACAGGCTGCACAGCAGACGTGTACCTGGAGTACATCCAGAGGAATCTGCCAGAGGGCGTGGCCATGGAAGTAACCAAGGTATGATTGACAGATGTTACAGAGAGCCATTAAGATGTTGTTCCGTGCTCTAGATTTTTGATTACCTAGTTAATTAGATTGTGCTTTGATATTTGGTGTTTATGCTTAGTCAATCGGCCAATGTCCACACAGTAGTTAACGTGCACATTCTTCCATCTTCTCAGACCGCCATGGAAAAGATTCCTAAACACATCATGGAACCAATGTGGAAGGACCTGACCTCTGAAGAGAAGCCCAGCCAGTAAGAATGGAGTGAAAAGAGTAGCTGTTCATTCTCTGGATGCTCTGAGAAGTCAGTCGTCATCAAACCTCCAACTTTCTTGGAGAGATCAACGGAAGGTGATTGTTCCAAACATGTATATTGATAAATTCTGGTTTTGGCCATCAGAATGGTTATAAACACTTCTGCACTCCCCCTAGTGACAGCATTGGTGAACAAGCAAGATAACATGTAAGCTGCAAGTATCTCATCCGTCAAATATAAAATTACTCAACTTTTTCAATTGTCTGCTGTTGACTTCATATCAGAGGTTGCTAACATGCAGCTTATTTGAATAGGTTTATTGTTTTTCAAGTATGATATGAGACTGAATTAtgtaatatttgtttttgttaatAAAGTATATGTAATTATGGCATCCTGTTTTGTTTTGAGTGCTTGTTTAAGTGCATAAGCTTTAATTACATGCAGTGCTGTGTCATAAGGGAGTGAATAGAACAACAGTTATCAGCATGGTCTGCGGTGTGTTTGTGGTACAgggaaaaaaaaactgcaaGCAAATGTAATTGAAAAATTAATTTAATCGAATAATGCTGTACAAACAGACTGGTGCTGTGAGAACAAGCAGGAGGCGAAAACGATTCCCCCTTGTCTGTCCATTGTCCTCCCCAAATGAAGTCCAGTCATGTGCTCATCAACATATGGACTCTATCCCTGTACTAGCTGTTCTATTTCaagccaccccacccccctcccctcgtctccttGGATCAAGATGA belongs to Osmerus eperlanus chromosome 8, fOsmEpe2.1, whole genome shotgun sequence and includes:
- the mrps10 gene encoding small ribosomal subunit protein uS10m, encoding MATPMAVGRNIRTAARILVGISQSGPRSLNACRGQTQGTLIRRLPLTSTACIHTGRLSASIPSLVTETKEPDVLFQKVSVLVKGHDKAVLDSYQFFVSLAAKELGITLGKVFEPPKNIDKFTLLKSVHIFKKHRVQYEMRTHYRCIELCHVTGCTADVYLEYIQRNLPEGVAMEVTKTAMEKIPKHIMEPMWKDLTSEEKPSQ